One Thermodesulfobacteriota bacterium DNA window includes the following coding sequences:
- a CDS encoding ABC transporter ATP-binding protein produces MLLRVEEVVKNYDGLRALNRISLRVSKGTVKGLMGPNGAGKSTLFHLISGMERPDSGRIFFKEREITGLPPHEVFRLGIGRTFQTLQIFGNMTVVENVLTGMHTKLRGGILSHGLSLPWSRRDEARAMAEAKEILERFGLFGRWKWFASQLAYGEQRRLEIARAFASKPDLLLLDEPAAGLTSPEAKHLVQTLSDLKEEGLTLFLIEHHLGMVMEMADEVAVLHNGELIAEGPPERVKRDPAVREAYGPKRESRSG; encoded by the coding sequence ATGCTCTTAAGGGTGGAAGAGGTGGTCAAGAATTATGACGGCCTCAGGGCCTTGAACCGGATCTCCCTTCGGGTGTCCAAGGGGACGGTGAAGGGGTTGATGGGACCCAATGGAGCCGGTAAGTCCACCCTCTTTCACCTCATCAGCGGGATGGAACGGCCCGATTCCGGGAGAATCTTTTTCAAGGAGAGGGAGATCACGGGGCTTCCGCCTCATGAGGTCTTCCGCCTCGGCATAGGGAGGACCTTTCAGACCCTGCAGATCTTCGGCAACATGACGGTGGTCGAAAATGTCCTGACCGGTATGCACACGAAATTGCGGGGAGGGATCCTCTCCCACGGCCTCTCCCTTCCCTGGTCCCGAAGGGATGAAGCCAGGGCGATGGCCGAGGCCAAGGAGATCCTCGAACGCTTCGGCCTCTTCGGCCGGTGGAAATGGTTCGCCTCTCAGCTGGCCTATGGGGAGCAGCGGAGGCTGGAGATCGCCCGGGCCTTCGCCTCGAAGCCCGACCTTCTGCTCCTCGACGAACCGGCTGCAGGGCTGACCTCCCCGGAGGCGAAGCATCTGGTCCAGACGCTGAGCGACCTTAAGGAAGAGGGCCTCACCCTCTTTCTGATCGAGCATCATCTGGGGATGGTGATGGAGATGGCGGACGAGGTGGCCGTTCTCCACAACGGGGAGCTAATCGCGGAAGGCCCACCGGAGAGGGTCAAGAGAGACCCGGCGGTCAGGGAGGCCTACGGCCCGAAAAGAGAGTCGAGGTCCGGGTGA
- a CDS encoding ABC transporter substrate-binding protein, whose translation MKKIKGPLLIALILVFSAAPAFAEKKSPYKIGVNLELTGPWAEVTKTLKNAMVLEVERINKAGGIQGRPLELLFEDNGFDVGRAAANMTKFTKEKEVLLVVGPFEDNLQATTRAIAEREKITNIIICPSNPMVRDLKQQWAFNIAQSDIIVSQKLVDLVLARKYKKVLVFHGAWPLAQSLAEYFKRFGEEKGVKVIISPETHKPTDIDMTPQLTKIKPVMEKEKVDAFYACTGGPTGPIIVKNLRALGIKTPVLGTHAFGFGFIIGLGGEAMEGVEFPSAKPVVFDQLDENDPVKPVNIDFDKRWRERYGTPPDQIAAYGHDTIGLIEEAMKRIKGKVTRASFREAFENTKGFKGTHGIYNFSPTEHDGLSKKDLVFVRIEGGKFKRIRLPGVE comes from the coding sequence ATGAAGAAAATCAAAGGCCCCCTTCTGATCGCCTTGATTCTTGTGTTCTCCGCTGCTCCGGCCTTTGCGGAGAAAAAGTCCCCTTACAAAATCGGGGTCAATCTCGAACTGACCGGCCCCTGGGCAGAGGTGACCAAGACCCTTAAGAACGCCATGGTCCTCGAGGTGGAGCGGATCAACAAGGCCGGAGGCATCCAGGGTCGGCCCCTCGAGCTCCTCTTCGAGGACAACGGCTTCGACGTGGGACGGGCGGCGGCCAACATGACCAAGTTTACCAAGGAGAAGGAGGTGTTACTGGTCGTCGGGCCCTTCGAGGATAATCTCCAGGCCACGACCCGGGCCATCGCCGAAAGGGAGAAGATCACCAACATCATCATCTGCCCTTCCAATCCCATGGTCAGGGACCTGAAACAGCAGTGGGCCTTTAACATCGCCCAGAGCGACATCATCGTCTCCCAGAAACTGGTCGACCTGGTCCTGGCTAGAAAGTACAAGAAGGTCCTCGTCTTCCACGGCGCCTGGCCCCTGGCCCAGAGCCTGGCCGAATATTTCAAGCGCTTCGGCGAGGAAAAAGGCGTCAAGGTGATCATCTCCCCGGAAACCCATAAGCCCACCGATATCGACATGACTCCCCAGCTCACCAAGATCAAACCGGTCATGGAGAAGGAGAAGGTCGATGCCTTCTACGCCTGCACAGGCGGCCCGACAGGGCCCATCATCGTCAAGAACCTCCGGGCCCTCGGGATCAAAACGCCTGTCCTGGGAACCCATGCCTTTGGCTTTGGCTTCATCATCGGCCTCGGGGGCGAGGCGATGGAGGGGGTGGAGTTCCCATCGGCCAAACCGGTCGTCTTCGATCAGCTCGACGAAAACGACCCTGTCAAGCCTGTCAACATCGACTTCGATAAGCGCTGGAGGGAACGCTACGGAACCCCCCCGGATCAGATCGCTGCGTACGGTCATGATACCATCGGGTTGATCGAGGAGGCGATGAAGCGCATCAAAGGAAAAGTGACCCGCGCCAGTTTCAGGGAAGCCTTCGAAAATACAAAAGGGTTCAAAGGCACCCACGGCATTTACAACTTCAGCCCGACCGAGCACGACGGTTTGAGCAAAAAAGATTTGGTCTTTGTCCGAATCGAAGGAGGAAAGTTCAAAAGGATCCGGTTACCCGGAGTGGAATAA
- a CDS encoding branched-chain amino acid ABC transporter permease, with amino-acid sequence MLDLLAPLPQLLASGITFGAIYALVGLGFVTVARASQIINFAQGEFVMLGGMVTFFLLKEIQWPYPLSIGLTILIVMGLGFLLHLLVIYPLRKASLPIQLMATLGASLFLSSTSALLFGTLPKALPPFTNSLPLTFKTFSIPAQSLWVLGATGFVLAFLYLLSHQTLLGKAMEASSTDPLGASLSGIPRNLMIFLAFGISAGIGSLAGIFITPLFYVSYHSGTLIGLKGFIAAVLGGWGRNSGALLGGFVLGVIESLSIVFIPSGYKDAIAFVVLLLILYLRPKGILGSPFIDSRRW; translated from the coding sequence ATGTTGGACCTTTTAGCCCCTCTTCCGCAGCTTCTCGCTTCGGGCATCACCTTCGGGGCGATCTATGCCCTGGTGGGCCTTGGGTTTGTCACCGTCGCCAGGGCCTCCCAGATCATCAACTTCGCCCAGGGCGAATTCGTGATGTTGGGAGGGATGGTCACCTTCTTTCTCCTTAAAGAAATCCAGTGGCCTTATCCGCTCTCGATTGGCCTCACGATCCTGATCGTCATGGGTCTGGGTTTTCTCCTTCACCTCCTCGTCATCTACCCCTTGAGAAAGGCCTCCCTTCCCATCCAATTAATGGCCACCCTGGGCGCCTCTCTCTTCTTGAGCAGCACGAGCGCGCTGCTCTTCGGAACCCTTCCGAAGGCCTTGCCTCCCTTCACGAACAGCCTTCCCCTCACCTTCAAGACGTTTTCGATCCCCGCCCAGAGCCTCTGGGTCCTCGGGGCCACCGGTTTCGTCCTCGCCTTCCTATACCTTCTCTCCCATCAAACCCTGCTCGGAAAGGCCATGGAGGCAAGCTCCACCGACCCTCTTGGGGCTTCCCTCTCGGGCATCCCGAGAAATCTCATGATCTTTCTCGCCTTTGGCATCAGTGCCGGGATCGGTTCCCTTGCGGGCATCTTCATCACCCCCCTCTTCTATGTGAGCTACCATTCCGGGACGCTCATCGGGCTGAAAGGGTTCATCGCCGCCGTCTTGGGGGGATGGGGCAGAAACAGCGGCGCCCTCCTGGGAGGGTTTGTCCTGGGGGTGATCGAATCCTTAAGCATCGTCTTCATCCCCTCCGGGTACAAGGACGCCATCGCTTTCGTCGTCCTGCTTCTCATCCTCTATCTCCGACCGAAGGGGATCCTCGGGTCTCCCTTCATCGATAGCCGACGATGGTAG
- a CDS encoding branched-chain amino acid ABC transporter permease, which yields MVESIHKGFKKRELFYSFGLWLLSLLIPDPQLHYRREYRFRKRDLLYLMGLTALPMIWPDPHVLHLLVLAGIHGIVALGLGLFLGYAGQISLGQAAFFGIGAYTTAILTTRLSLPSPFALLASGLAASLFAFLIGKPLLKLKGYFLALATLGFGEIFLVLVRESPSLTGGVIGIFGIPFFSVVGFTFDSYLKQYYLSWGILAGLVVFCKNLVRSKMGRAFLAVASSEDGASSVGIDVARVKLGVFVTAAAFAGLAGSLFASVMSTASPETFSLNLSVLFVMMVILGGMGNLYGPIAGAIFLTFLTDALGRYQEFSLPLYGLILILLLVFFPEGLGSRLRGRLIYLISYFGRKKRREKVDL from the coding sequence ATGGTAGAATCGATCCATAAGGGATTCAAAAAAAGAGAGCTCTTCTACTCCTTCGGCCTGTGGCTCCTTTCCCTCCTCATTCCCGATCCCCAGCTCCACTACCGGAGAGAGTATCGATTCAGAAAGAGGGACCTCCTCTATCTGATGGGGCTCACGGCCCTTCCGATGATCTGGCCCGACCCCCATGTCCTCCATCTTTTGGTCCTCGCCGGGATTCATGGCATCGTCGCCCTCGGCCTCGGCCTCTTCTTGGGTTATGCGGGTCAGATCTCCCTCGGCCAGGCCGCCTTCTTTGGCATCGGGGCCTACACGACCGCCATCCTCACCACCCGGCTATCCCTCCCCTCTCCCTTTGCCCTTTTGGCCTCGGGATTGGCCGCCTCCCTCTTCGCCTTTCTCATCGGAAAACCCCTCCTCAAGTTGAAAGGATATTTCCTCGCCTTGGCCACGCTCGGATTCGGCGAGATCTTTCTCGTCCTGGTAAGGGAATCCCCGAGCCTCACCGGTGGCGTCATCGGGATCTTCGGCATCCCCTTCTTCTCCGTTGTCGGGTTCACCTTCGACAGTTATCTCAAGCAATACTACCTCAGTTGGGGAATCCTCGCAGGGTTGGTCGTCTTCTGCAAAAATCTGGTTCGATCGAAGATGGGCCGGGCCTTCCTCGCCGTGGCCTCGAGCGAGGACGGCGCCTCGTCGGTCGGGATCGATGTGGCCCGGGTCAAGCTTGGGGTCTTCGTAACGGCCGCGGCCTTTGCGGGGCTGGCGGGTAGCCTCTTCGCCTCGGTCATGTCCACCGCGAGCCCCGAGACCTTCAGCCTCAACCTTTCCGTCCTCTTCGTCATGATGGTCATCCTCGGTGGGATGGGAAACCTTTATGGCCCCATCGCCGGGGCCATCTTCCTCACCTTCCTGACCGACGCATTGGGTCGTTATCAGGAGTTCAGCCTTCCCCTCTACGGCCTGATCCTGATCCTTCTGCTCGTCTTCTTTCCCGAAGGGCTCGGGTCCCGATTGAGGGGTAGGTTGATCTACCTGATCAGTTACTTCGGAAGGAAAAAACGAAGAGAAAAGGTGGACCTTTGA
- a CDS encoding aspartate-semialdehyde dehydrogenase: MKKERYNVVVAGATGAVGNEMVSILEERNFPVGNLKLLASTRGAGTKMEFRGKEYTVEVMDEHSFEGMDIGLFSPGGSVSQKFAPIAAKAGCVVIDNTSAFRMDPDVPLVVPEVNPHAIANYHKKNIIANPNCSTIQMVVVLKPIHDVARIKRVVVSTYQSVSGTGKRAIQELENQVLALYNQQEIKWEVYPHQIAFNCLPHIDVFLENGYTKEEMKMVNETKKIMEDDSIRVTATTVRVPVFYGHSESVNIETEKKITAQEVREILSKAPGVVVVDNPAKAEYPLAIHAAGKDETFVGRIREDESIPNGINMWIVADNIRKGAALNAVQIAELLIQKYL, encoded by the coding sequence ATGAAAAAGGAGAGGTATAACGTGGTCGTCGCAGGTGCCACGGGCGCCGTGGGAAACGAGATGGTTTCCATCCTCGAGGAGAGGAACTTTCCAGTGGGAAATCTGAAACTCCTCGCCTCCACCCGGGGGGCCGGCACCAAAATGGAATTCAGGGGGAAGGAGTACACGGTGGAGGTCATGGATGAACATTCCTTTGAGGGGATGGACATCGGACTCTTCTCTCCAGGGGGCTCGGTGAGCCAGAAGTTTGCGCCCATCGCCGCAAAGGCCGGCTGCGTCGTCATCGACAATACCAGCGCCTTCCGGATGGATCCCGATGTCCCCCTCGTCGTGCCCGAGGTCAACCCCCACGCCATCGCCAACTATCACAAGAAGAATATCATCGCCAACCCCAACTGCTCCACGATTCAGATGGTGGTCGTGCTCAAGCCCATCCACGACGTCGCACGGATCAAAAGGGTTGTGGTTTCGACCTATCAATCTGTCTCCGGCACGGGAAAACGGGCCATCCAGGAACTCGAAAACCAGGTCCTGGCCCTCTACAATCAGCAGGAGATCAAATGGGAGGTCTACCCCCACCAGATCGCCTTCAACTGCCTTCCCCACATCGATGTCTTCCTCGAAAACGGCTACACGAAAGAAGAGATGAAGATGGTCAACGAGACGAAGAAGATCATGGAGGACGATTCGATACGGGTCACGGCGACCACGGTGAGGGTGCCCGTCTTTTATGGCCATTCGGAATCGGTCAACATCGAAACGGAGAAGAAGATCACCGCCCAGGAGGTCCGGGAGATCCTCTCCAAGGCGCCTGGCGTGGTCGTGGTGGACAATCCTGCAAAGGCCGAATATCCCCTGGCCATTCACGCCGCCGGGAAGGACGAGACCTTTGTGGGAAGGATCCGGGAGGACGAATCGATCCCCAACGGGATCAACATGTGGATCGTCGCCGATAACATCCGAAAGGGAGCGGCCCTCAATGCGGTCCAGATCGCCGAATTGTTGATTCAGAAGTATCTTTAA